From the Pseudobacteroides sp. genome, one window contains:
- a CDS encoding transposase — protein MGKKVYEKEFYEKEFIEQIVREAIETGNASIVARKHGISPKNVSYWLRTRNSHIEGCIKKTNSPLPQRLE, from the coding sequence TTGGGAAAAAAAGTTTATGAAAAAGAATTTTATGAAAAAGAATTTATAGAGCAAATAGTCAGAGAAGCTATTGAAACTGGAAATGCAAGTATAGTAGCTAGAAAACACGGAATTAGCCCTAAAAATGTAAGTTACTGGTTAAGAACTAGAAATAGCCATATTGAGGGATGTATTAAAAAAACGAATTCGCCATTGCCACAAAGATTGGAATAG